The bacterium nucleotide sequence CTTTACACGGTCGGATTCGTCACTTTCGCTGTCCTTCTCCCGTGGCTTGCCCGGCACCGGGAGCAGAATGTGGAGATCGGGGTGAGCGAGTCCAGTCACCCGCGCGCAGTCGCGGCAACTCCCGCACGGCTCCCCGTCGTTGGATGCACGGCAGAGGAGCGCGCGCGCCACCCACAGCGCCGCCGCCCATTTGCCGACGCCTTCCGGACCGGCAAACAACAGCGACCGCGACAACCGTCCGGCAGACACCGCCTGCCGTAAGGTCCGCTCCGCCGCAGATTGGTGCCAGAATGAAGTCACCTCAGCGTCCCCTCACCCGTCCAGTCTTCGACTGGACGACCTCTCCCTGAGGCAGAGGTGAACTACTATTGGAAACTCTGGCCAATAGATTCTCGATATCACGCATACGCGATAACATTCGCCTCTCCCTCAGGCAGAGGCAGGTCGCCGGATGCGGCCGGTGAGGGAGCCTTTACCCTCGTCATCCCCGCGGCTCCCAGCGGGGACCCAGACCTGCCGCGCCTGGGTTCCCCCGCTCCCGGGACGGACGGATCAAGATCACGACTACCGCTTCATCGAGTCGAGGAACCGCTCGTTGTTCTTCGTCTTCGACATGCGGTCAATCAGGAATTCCATCGCTTCCACCGGATTCATATCCGAGAGGAACTTGCGCAGGATCCAGACCTTGTTGAGCGTGTCCTCATCCAACAGCAGCTCTTCTTTCCGGGTCGAGGAACGATTCAGATCGATGGCCGGAAAGATGCGGCGGTTGGCCAGCCGGCGGTCGAGCACCAATTCCATGTTGCCGGTGCCTTTGAACTCCTCGAAGATGACCTCGTCCATGCGCGAGCCGGTCTCGATCAACGCGGTCGCCACGATCGTCAGCGAGCCCCCCTCTTCCACGTTGCGCGCGGCGCCGAAGAACCGCTTCGGCCGCTGCAGCGCGTTGGCGTCGACACCGCCCGAGAGAATCTTGCCCGAATGCGGCACGACCGCGTTGTGGGCGCGCGCCAGACGCGTGATCGAATCAAGCAGGATCACGACATCGTGCTTGTGCTCCACCAGCCGCTTGGCCTTTTCGATCACCATGTCGGCCACCTGTACATGGCGCTCCTGCGGCTCATCGAAGGTCGAGGAGATGACCTCGCCCTTGACCGAGCGCTTCATGTCGGTGACTTCCTCGGGGCGCTCGTCGATCAGGAGCACCATCAACTTGACGTCGGGATGATTGGCGGTGATCGAGTTGGCGATCTTCTGCAGGATGATCGTCTTGCCCGCCTTCGGCGGCGAGGTGATGAGGCCGCGCTGCCCGCGTCCGATCGGCGTCAACAGGTCGATGATCCGCGTCGACATGTCCTTCGGATCGGTCTCCAGATTGAACTTGGTCTGCGGGTAGAGCGGCGTGAGGTTGTCGAAGAGAATCTTGTGCTTGGCGACATCGGGATTCTCGAAGTTGACCGCCTCGATCTTCAACAGCGCAAAGTAGCGCTCGGTCTCCTTCGGGGGGCGCACCTGGCCGGAGATCGTGTCGCCGGTGCGCAAATCGAAGCGCTTGATCTGCGACGGCGAGACATAGATGTCATCGGGACCGGGCAGATAGTTGTAGTCAGGCGACCGGAGGAATCCATACCCCTCCTCGAGGATCTCGAGGACGCCCTCCGCAAAGATGAGCCCGTCCTTCTCGGTGTTGGCTTCGAGGATCTTGAAGATCAGTTCCTGCTTGCGCAGGCCGGACACGCCGGGGATGTCGAGTTTTTCGGCGATCTCGAGCAGCTCGGCGATCGTTTTCGCTTTCAGTTCCAGAATATCCAAGGAAGACCACCTCCATGGTCTTGCGACCCGGATGTGCGCCGGGTCAGTTCACAATGAATTGTTGTCAGTGGACGGAGAGCCCGTTGCGGGCCGGATGAGAGGATTTCGGTGGCCGGAACGCGGCGCCGTGCCGTGCGCTCAATCGGGCAGGTCGCGGGAGGGGGCATCCCCCCAGAGCTTCTCCAGTCCGTAGAACTCGCGGGTTTTCGGCAGGAAGATGTGCACGACCACATCGACGTAATCGACGAGGACCCAGCCCGTGCCACGGTACCCCTCCGTGTGCCACGGCTCGATCTCCTTTTCTTTCAGCTTGTCAGAGATGTGGTCGGCCACGGCTCGTGCCTGGACTTCGGCATCGACCGAACAGATGACGAAGAAGTCCGCGACCGAAGAACGCTTGCGCAAGTCCAGGATGCGCACGGAGTATGCCTTCTTCTCGCGGGCCAGTTCGCCCGCGCGCAAGGCCAGCCGCGCTGGTGTTATGGTGTGGTCCTCCTTTGGGTCGTGAGGGTGGGACGAATCATGGATACCCGGTCAGGGTTTGGCTGGCGCGCCCGCCGCCGACAACAGGGCCGCATCGGCCACATTGGCGCCGAGCACGATCGTCAGATCGACTCCCAAGTCGTTGGTCCTTGCCGTGCCGTCCGACACATCGGCCTCGCCCAGTCCCCAGTGCTCGAGGATGCGCGCGACCGCCTCCGGGTCCAGGCGCCGGTTGATCACGAAGGTCCGTTTGATGTCGGCGCGGTCAAAGTTGCCGACATCGACGGCGTCAAAGCGCATCTTCCCCACCGCCAAGGCGGCCATGTGGTCGGCCACCTTGCGCGCCATCCCGGCCTGGCCGGAGCCGTTGAGGATCTGGATGCGGACTATCTCCGGCGCCTCGCGCACTTCGGGACGCGAGTACGACAGGCGTGTGGAGAAGGAAAACACAAACAGGCAGACGATTGCCGCCGCCGCCAGAATGGCTACGTCGACCAGCCGCGCCTTCCAGCGCGGAGGAGAGGCCGCGTGTGACCCGCGGCGCGAGCGTAACGATGTTCTCATAAGGGTGTCAAATGCTACGGACTGTCAATGGCGGGGATGTCAGGACGGGCGATCACCACGGATCGAACAGACTGTTGCGGTACGGTGTCCATCCACCATACCCCCAGCGGCTGTACGGAACCGTGCCCGACGGGTACTGACGGAAATCCACCATGAACAGAAAGTTGTCGGATGGACGGTACTCCAAGCCGGCGCTGGGAATGAAAAACCCATCGTCGACAGCCAGCCCACCCGCGTTTGCCCCCCGCGACCCAAACGGCTGATGCAGATACCCCAGCCCCACCCGCAGGGTCAATGGCTTGAACAACTGATACTCGATGTTATTCGTATACAGCCCGACCGAACCGGAACCGGCCGACCCGGACATGTAGCTGATCGAATACGACTGCCGCATCCGGAACCGCGATGGATCCAAAAGCCCCCAGCCCATCCCCGCCGGCGGATTGACCAGATCGGCGGCGCGCGGCGCGCCGCTAAACGATGTCGACGAAGGCGCCTCGGCCGACGGCGTCACCGGCGCTTGCGCCTGAACTGTGGTGAATGCCAGTGTGCAGAACAATATGGCCAGTGCCAAACGCTTCATGCTATAGACCCATACCGCCCGGTTACGTTGATCCGTGGAAATCTGAGATGAAACGCCCCGTCCCACTATCATCATCATATGCAAGCCCCCGTCTGTCAAGAGCATTCAGGACCGCCCCCATCTCCCGAGGTCGACGGATTGACGATTCCTATAACTATACCCGTTGCGACCGCAGTTGTTCCTTCGCTAACATATTACTTATCAATGCGTTAAAAGTTCCGGCGCAGAGAACGCGGAAATCGACGCTCAGCGAGCCGGCAACTTGACCAACTCACGCCCGGGGATCGGTGGAAATCCATGGCCGCGCGTGTAACCTTCTAATACATCACCAGTTACGACATTGACCACCGTCCAGTCGGCGTCACCACGCCCATCCCGGACAAGCCAAAGCCATGGGGTGTAATAAGTTGGGCGTGTGCGGATGTCAGCGATCACGGCCGTAGCTGGGTTTTCCATCGCCAGCCTGGTCGCGCGCACCTTGCCGGCGCCACGCGCCACGAACATCGCCAAAAAGATCGCCAGCCCCAGTTTGGCAGTGGTTGCCGAACTCAACCGCATCTTGCGATAAAGCAGCCAGAGGGCGAGCCACCCGGCGAAGATGTAAACATCGAACAAGGGCATGATCCCCCACGCCCAGTTCTCCTCGGAAAACGGCCAGAGTAGATACCAGCGATAAGCCATGAAAACATCCAGCAACAGATGTGAACCCACCACCACGAAGAACACCGCCCACATCTTCATCGGCCCGGCGACCTCACCAGTGGCGTTTCGCCCCCAGCGGCGCGCCGCCCACGCCCAACCCAGCGCTAAAACCGGCCAGACATAGAGCGAGTGCGTGACTCCGCGATGGATGTCACCGAACCAGCGCGTCCCCCATTCCAGCCAGTCGGGGCTGACTGAGGCCGCCGCCCACCACCAGCCGGCGCGCCGTGGACGATCCTTCTCCTTGACCAGAAGTTGACCGAGGAAGAACCCGGTGGTGGTGTGGCTGATCCATTCCATGACGCTGTATACGTCCCAACACTCTTTCTATCGAAATGGCACCCGAAAAAAATCGACCGTTTTCTGCGATCATCGGCCCGCCGCGCGGGCGTCAAAGAGCTGTGTGACCCCCGCGCATCACGCCACAACGGCTGGAATCCCCGTCCCATCGGGCTTACCTTCGGTCTTCCCCCATGACGACAGGAGCACACCGATGAAACTCGTGATTCTGGGTGCCGGCCTGATGGCCCGCGGCGCCGCCTTCGATTTCCTGAAAAACGATCAAGTGACGGCGTTGACGGTCGCCGATTCCTCCGACGATGCCCTGCGCGCCTTCCGCGCCCGGTTTCCCGATCCGCGTGTTGCGACCACCCGGTTTGACGCTCAGGACAGCGCCGCGGTGCGCAGATTGTTGCAGGACGCCGACGGAGTCTTCTGTGCTGTCCATTACGGCTTCAACATCGAATTCGCCAGGGCCGCCATCGCCACCAAGACCCACATGGTTGATCTGGGCGGCAACAACGATATCGTGGCCGCGGAACTGGCCATGACCAGGGAGGCGGAGGCCGCCGGGATTACCATCATCCCCGATTGCGGATTGGCGCCGGGAATGGTCTCGATCTTCACCGCCTGGGGGCTGAACAAGTTTCCCTGGGCCGACACGGTGAAAATCCGTGTCGGCGGGCTGCCCGCCGAGCCGAAGTATCCCTTTGAATACGAGCGCCTCTTCTCGGTCGAAGGACTCATCAACGAGTATGTCGAGCCGCCGGTCGCGCTACGCGATGGACGGATCGTGGTCGGCGAACCGTTGGGTGACGTCGAGGACGTCATCTTCGACCGTCCGCTGGGACAATTGGAGGCCTTCAACACCTCCGGCGGCACCTCCACCCTGCCGACCACTTACGCCAAGCGCGTGAAGAACCTCGACTACAAGACCTTGCGCTATCCCGGCCACGCCAAGGCGATGCAGTGGCTTTTGCATCTGGGCTTGTTCTCTTCGGAACCGGTCGTAATCGACGGCCATCCGGTCATCCCACGCCGGCTGACCGCCAATCGCATCCTGGCAAAGGTGCCGCTGGGCATGAACGACCTGACCGTGGTGCGCGTGCAGTTCGAGGGAGTCGAAAACGGCCAGCGGCGACTTCATCAGGTGGACATCATCGACCGCTATGACGCAACCAACAATCTTACTTCGATGATGCGCACCACCGCCTTCCCCGCCGCCATCATCCTGCAGATGGCCTGTGATGGGCGCATCGCCAAACGCGGCGTCCTGCCGCAGGAGATCGCGGTCGATCCGGATGTCTTCATTCCGGAGTTGATGAAGCGCGGCATACCGGTCAAGGGTGTGTGATCCCACGGGACGCGGCACAGACGCGACAGACCTGATGGACAGTCGGGGGGCGAGGCGCCGGCACTCATTGTCGCCGATGTGATCCCTCCGCGCGCCGTGGCCCGCGGATAATCTGATCACTTTGGATGACAGCAGCTGTCGACCGCCTGCGTCGCCGCGTGCACCTTCGGACTGATGTAGGGAATCCCCAGCGACAGGCCGCGGAGCAGAAGCAGAAGTCCGAGCGCCGCGGCCCCCACCGGCAGAATGCGCACCAGCCGCCGGCGCAAGTTCGGAGCCAAAAACGGCCCGAACAGCGACGTCGCCAGAATCGACGGCACCGTGCCCAGACCGAAAGCCCCCATGTAGGCCGCCGCCTGCCAGGGCGAGCCGCTGACCGCCGATGCGCCCAGCGCCATGTAGAGGAATCCGCACGGCAAGAAACCGTTGAGCAGGCCGATCGACAGCATCGCAGTCAGCGAGCCATGGGCAAAGAGCCGCCGCCACAGGCCGCCGAGCCGCGTCACGAACCCGCCGGTCGCCGTCTCCGGCAGAATCGCGCGCACCCACCGGCGCGGCACCAACACGGCCACGAGAATCCCCGCACCGGCCACAATCGATACCGCCTGCTGCCAACCGGCCAGCGCCATCGCCCGGCCGATCGTCCCCACCGCCGCGCCCAGAAGCATGTAGGTGGTGACCCGCCCGGCGTTGTAGACCAGCCGGCCAATCAGCACCCGCCCGCGTGAGCCGCCCCCCGCGGGCAACGCGAGCGCAATTGGCCCGCACATGCCGATGCAGTGCAGACTGCCGAGGACACCGACCAGGAAGGCGGCGCTCATCCACTCAATGCTCATCGTTCACCTATGGAATGTACAGCGCATGTTCGGCGTAATGCGCGCCGCCGGCATCCTGCCATTCACATTTGAGTTTCCAGTATCCCCGTTCCAGACGCGAATCAACAATATCCAGGCAGGCGTTGGAATCCAGCGCGAACGGCACGCGGAAGTCGCGCAACGAACTCGACGGCCGGAAGAAGAGCATCGATCCGGCCAACGGACGCGGCGTGCCGTCAGGAAAACAGAGGGTCACCGTGTTCCCCTCGGCGACATAGCGGAATGTCGGCTGACGCGCGGGGTCGGCCGCGCGCGCGATTGCGTCGATGCGCTCCTGATAGGCCAGCCCGCGCTCATAGTAATCCGATTCGACCAGATCGACCTCGTGCATGGCGGCCACCACCACCAGGGCCAGGACAAAGAGCGCAAACCCGCCGAACAGCGCCCACATGCCCGCGCCCCAGCGGCTTTTTCCGGACGGCGCGCTCATTGTCTCCCCCGCGGCGACGGCCCGGCAAACGAGGTCCGCACCGTCGCGATCTCCTCGTTGTTCGAAAACACCCCGATCGTCACCAGCGCATTGCCCGCCGGCACCCGGCTCCCGGGAATCTGAATCGCGAACACCGATTCATCCTGCCCCTGTGGCGGCGCTTCCAGCGGCGGGCCCAAGAGCGCCAGTTCTCCCGCGGGGCTTTGCAGCCGCAGCTCGATCGGCAGATCGCGCGCGGTCTTATTGGTGACCTTGATCGTGTACAGGTTGCGGATGGTGCCATCCGGGAGTTCCTCGATCAACGATCCTGCCGTGCGCAAGACGGTGGCCTCGACGCTGGAACGGGTCGCCAGCAGCGTGACGAGGGTGGCGACCAGGATGGTCAGGATGGCCGAATACAGCTTCATGCGCGGGGTGAATCGCAAACGGTTCCCCGTGGCGATGCCCTCATGGGAGGCATAGCGAATCAACCCGGGCGGCAGATTGACGCCGGCCATGATGTCGTCGCAGGCGTCGATGCAGGCGGCGCAATTGACACACTCCAGTTGCGTGCCGTTGCGAATATCGATCCCGGTCGGGCAGACGCGCACGCACGCGCCGCAGACGATACAGTCCCCCTTGCCGTCGCGGCTGTCCTTGCTGGAAAACGGCGCCCGCGGTTCGCCGCGGCGGAAGTCATAGGCCACCACGATCGAATTAGCGTCGAGCAGCACCGACTGCAACCGCCCATACGGGCAGACCAGCGTGCAGGCCTGCTCGCGAAACCACGCGAACACCCCGAAGAAAACCAGCGAGAAGAGCAGCATGAACGCAAACCCGGTCAGATGCTCGGTCGGTGGCGAGGTGACGATGTCCAGAAGGGCGTCGGCGCCGATGAAGTACGCAAGGAAAGTGTTGCCGATCAGAAACGAGATCGCAAAGAAGATGCCGAGCTTGAGCGCGCGCCGCGCAATCTTGGCCGCCGTCCACGGCGCATTGGCCAACCGACGCTGCCGCGGCCCGTCGCCGTCGATCCAATATTCGAGCTTACGGAACACCATCTCCATGAACACCGTCTGGGGACAGATCCACCCGCAGAACAGCCGTCCGAACGCCGCGGTAAACAGGATGACGAAGACCGCCAGCGCGATCGTGGCCAGCACAAACAGGTAGATGTCCTGCGGCCAGAAGATGAGGCCGAAGATGAAAAACTGCCGGTGGACGATGTCGAAAAGCAGGAGTGGATTGCCATTCACCCGGATCCACGGCGCGGCGAACAGAAATGCCAGCAACGCCAGCGCCACCGCCACCCGCTGGCGATGCAACCGCCCGGAGGGTTTGGTCGGGTAGACCCAGAGGCGGTTGCCGCGTTTGTCGATGGTGGCAAGCGAATCGCGGAAGGAGCCGTCGGTGTGTTCAATACTCACGGCGTCACGGCGTGACCAAATCCCCCTGCGGCGCCTTGGCGTTCGGCGGGTTGCTGCCATGGAGGGTTAAAACGTAACTGGCGACCTGCTGCAACTGGTCCGGCTGCAAGTCCATCCACCACGCCAGCATCCCCTTGGCAGGGACGCCGTACTTGATCGTCTTGTAAACATTGGAGATGCCGGCGCCATGCAGCCAGTAATCATCGGTGAGATTGGGCCCGATGCCGCCCTCGCCGAAACGTCCATGGCAGGAGGCGCACTTGGCCTGATACAGTTTCTGCCCCGACGCGATCGCCGCCGGGTCGGTCAGCGCCACATACCGGGCCGTGTCTTTCTCTCGCGACATCTCCACAAACGCCGCGGCCTTCGGACGGGCCAGCGCGCCGGCCAACACATCACGCTCCGGCGCGAAGTAGACGGAGTGGTAGCGCGGCAGGACACCGAGGAACCGGTCATCACGGGTCTGGACCCGCACATACGCCGGGTCCAGCTCGCGCAGGTACTCATCACGGCTCAGGTAGCCGATGCCGAAGACATGGTAATAGAGGAAGTACAGCACCGCCCAGGCGATGGTGATAATGAACAGCCACACCCACCAGCGCGGGAGATCGTTGTCCAGTTCGCGGATGCCATCGGCATCGTGGTCGAGCATGCGCTCGGTGGTCTCGGTCATCGGTCGCTCCCGTCCACGGTGTTGCCGCAGGAATCGGGCTCCAGCGGCATGCGGCTCATGCGCTCGACATGGCGCCGGTCGATGCGGTAGGTCCAGATGATGATGGCGACAAAGGCGGCCAACAGGACCAACAGCGCGACCAGTCCGAACCCGTCGCCCCCCCCCACCTGATCCATGAGTCCCTTGAGCATGGTCCCTACCTTTGTGCCGACGCGCCGCCCGCCGGTGTCACCTTGATGTCGGTCCCCAGTCGCTGCAGATAGGCGATGAGCGCGATCATCTCACGGTCGGGCGCGCAGTCCACTCCGGCTTCCTTGAGTCCGACGGAGACTCTTGCGGCCTGCGCCGTCAGCACGACATTGGCCGAATCTTCATAGCCGGGCGCATACGGCACGCCCAGCGATCGCATTGCCGCGATCTTGGCGGCGGTGGTTGAGGTGTCGAGCGCATCTTCGGCCAGCCACGAATACCGCGGCATGATCGAACCCGGCGACATCGCGCGCGGATCCATCATATGATGATAGTGCCAGGCGTCGGGGTACTTCCCGCCCTCGCGCATCAGGTCCGGACCGGTACGTTTCGAGCCCCACAGGAAGGGATGCTCGTAGACATACTCGCCGGCCTTCGAGTATTCGCCGTAGCGCTCGGTCTCCGAACGGAACGGCCGTATCAATTGTGAATGGCAGTTGTTGCACCCCTCGCGGATGTAGAGGTCGCGGCCCTGCAGTTCCAGCGGCGTGTAGGGACGCACCGCCGCGATCGTGGGCACGTTCGACTTGATCACCAGCGACGGCACAATTTCCACGATACCGCCAATGGCCACCGCCACCGTCGCCAGAAGCAGAAACGGCACCGGTTTGCCCTCCAGCCAGCGGTGCGAGAGCCGTCCGGGGACCGCGTGCCCGGCGGCGCGCGCCGGCACCTCGACATGCTCGTCGGCCGCGCAGGACCCGGCGCGCATCGTGCGCGCCAGGTTGTAGATCATGAGGACAAATCCGGTCAAGAAGAGCGCGCCGCCGATCGAGCGGATGATGTACATCGGGACAATCTGCAGCACCGTCTCCAGGAAGTTCGGGTAGCGCAGCACGCCCTCGGGCGTGAACTCCTTCCACATCAACCCCTGCGTGACGCCGGCGAAGTACAGCGGCAGCGCGTAGATCACAATCCCCAGAAAACCGATCCAGAAGTGCAGGTTGGCCAGTTTCTCCGAGTAGAGGGTGGTACGGAACAGTCGCGGGATGATCCAGTAGAGAATGCCAAAGGTGAGAAATCCGTTCCACCCCAGCGCGCCGACGTGGACATGCGCCACGGTCCAGTCGGTGAAGTGCGAAAGCGCATTGACGTTCTTGATTGACAACAGCGGTCCCTCGAACGTGGCCATGCCATAGGCGGTCACCGCCACCACCATGAACTTCAGCACCGCGCTCTCGCGCACCTTGTCCCACGCCCCGCGCAGCGTCAACAGGCCGTTGAGCATGCCACCCCACGACGGCGCCAACAACATGATCGAAAAGACCGTGCCGAGCGACTGCGCCCAGTCGGGCAGAGCCGAATAGAGCAGATGATGCGGACCCGCCCAGATGTAGAGAAAGATCAGCGACCAGAAATGCACGATCGACAAGCGGTACGAGAACACCGGACGGTCCGCCGCCTTGGGCAGGAAGTAATACATCATGCCCAGGAAGGGCGTCGTCAGGAAGAAAGCCACCGCGTTGTGCCCGTACCACCACTGCACCAGCGCGTCCTGCACGCCGGCAAAAACCGAGTAGCTCTTCCACAACGTGACCGGCAGCTCGAAGGAGTTCACCACATGCAGCAGCGTGACGGTGACCCAGGTGGCGATGTAAAACCAGATCGCCACGTACATATGCTCCTCGCGCCGCCGCAGGATCGTCCCGAACATGTTGACGCCGAAGATCACCCACACCACGGCGATGAGCAGATCGATCGGCCATTCCAGCTCGGCGTATTCCTTGCTGGTGGTGAACCCGGCAAGCAGCGTGGCCGCCGCCAGCACGATGACCAGTTGCCAGCCCCAGAAGTGCAGTCGGCTCAGCAGGTCGCTGTACATGCGCGCCTTGCAAAGACGCTGCAGCGAATAGTAGACCGACATGAAGATGGCGTTGCCGACAAACGCGAAGATGACCGCGTTGGTGTGCACCGGGCGCAGCCGCGAAAACGTCAGATACGGCAGGTTGAGATTGAGCACCGGCCAGTACAGCTGGACCGCGGCGATCAGCCCCGCCAGCAGGCCGACCGCGCCCCAGACGATCGTGGCCAGGCCGAAATCCCGCGCAATCCTGTTGTCGTAGGCGATCCTGTCGACGGCCATTGCTTACGACTCCCCTGTGGGCCGCGGCGGCTCCTGCGCGGCCTGGTGTGTGTGCGTGTCGTCGAAGAGAATGCGAACCGACGGCGTGGTCAGATCATCGTACTGCCCCCGGCGCACCGCCCACAGAAACGCCACCAGAAAGCCGGCGGCCACCAACACCGAGGCAAAAAGCAGCAGAATGACCACGCTCATCGACTAAGCCAATCCTTCCCGCCGGGCCACCCAGCGTGTGGCCACCGTGGCCAACATCACCACCGTGACCGAGCTGACCGGCATCAGGATCGCCGACACCAGCGGCGACAGATGTCCGCTGGCAGCGAACGACAGTCCGATCACGTTGTAGACCAGCGACACGACAAAGCTCAGATAGACGACGCCGCGCGCCCGCTGGGCCATCCGCAGGAACCGCGGCAGGCGCATCAGTGCGCCGGCCTCAAGCACGCCGTCGCTGGCCGGAGCGAAGGCAGCGCTGTCCTCGCTGACCGCGATCCCCACACGCGCCGCGCGCAGCGCGCCCGCGTCGTTGAGCCCGTCCCCCACCATCATCACCTGATGCCCCGCCTGCTGCCGCACGGTGACATAGTCCAACTTGTCGTGCGGCGATTGATGGCTGCGCAGGGCCACCTCGTCGCCGAACAGAGCCCGCAACCGCTCGTCCTCGGCGCGCGTATCGCCGGTCAACACCGCCAATTGATACCGCCCGCGCAACTCCGCAAGGACGCCATCGAGTCCTTCGCGATAGGCGGCCGAGAAAACATACACGCCGCGCCGTCGGTGGTCAAAACCGACATGCACAACCTGACCACTTGCGTCAGAATTGGCTTCACGTCCCTCGCGCATCGCATTGCCAAAAGATGCCCAGTCGCGCGTGCCAAGACGCACCGTGTGGCCGTCGACTTCGCCGCTGATTCCGTGTCCGGGCACTTCTTCAAAATGCGTGACCGGCGTGAGCGCGCCGACCGCGGCGGTCGCCGCCACGCGACGGCTGAGCGGATGCGTCGATTGACGCGCCACCGCCGCCACCAATTCGCGCTCCTTGTCGGTCAGTGCTTCGCCCTCGTAGGCAACTCGCTGCCCCTGTGCCTGGGTGAGTGTTCCGGTCTTGTCGAAGATGATCTCGTCGACCTCGGCCATCGCCTCGACCACGTCCGCCGCGCGCACAAACAAACGCTGGTCGCCCCAGATCCGCACGGCCGTGCCGAAGACAAACGGCCGCGCCAGCGCCAACGCGCACGGACAGGCGACCACCAACACCGATGTGACCGCGTGCGGCAGGCGGTCCGGATCGAT carries:
- the ccoN gene encoding cytochrome-c oxidase, cbb3-type subunit I; protein product: MAVDRIAYDNRIARDFGLATIVWGAVGLLAGLIAAVQLYWPVLNLNLPYLTFSRLRPVHTNAVIFAFVGNAIFMSVYYSLQRLCKARMYSDLLSRLHFWGWQLVIVLAAATLLAGFTTSKEYAELEWPIDLLIAVVWVIFGVNMFGTILRRREEHMYVAIWFYIATWVTVTLLHVVNSFELPVTLWKSYSVFAGVQDALVQWWYGHNAVAFFLTTPFLGMMYYFLPKAADRPVFSYRLSIVHFWSLIFLYIWAGPHHLLYSALPDWAQSLGTVFSIMLLAPSWGGMLNGLLTLRGAWDKVRESAVLKFMVVAVTAYGMATFEGPLLSIKNVNALSHFTDWTVAHVHVGALGWNGFLTFGILYWIIPRLFRTTLYSEKLANLHFWIGFLGIVIYALPLYFAGVTQGLMWKEFTPEGVLRYPNFLETVLQIVPMYIIRSIGGALFLTGFVLMIYNLARTMRAGSCAADEHVEVPARAAGHAVPGRLSHRWLEGKPVPFLLLATVAVAIGGIVEIVPSLVIKSNVPTIAAVRPYTPLELQGRDLYIREGCNNCHSQLIRPFRSETERYGEYSKAGEYVYEHPFLWGSKRTGPDLMREGGKYPDAWHYHHMMDPRAMSPGSIMPRYSWLAEDALDTSTTAAKIAAMRSLGVPYAPGYEDSANVVLTAQAARVSVGLKEAGVDCAPDREMIALIAYLQRLGTDIKVTPAGGASAQR
- the ccoS gene encoding cbb3-type cytochrome oxidase assembly protein CcoS; translation: MSVVILLLFASVLVAAGFLVAFLWAVRRGQYDDLTTPSVRILFDDTHTHQAAQEPPRPTGES